From a region of the Bacteroidota bacterium genome:
- a CDS encoding HNH endonuclease, translated as MFELNKEYHRKSEIHDIYGGQQRGGIATPGRFPFVLLFTSDEGEQYGYHDDFVEGIFHYTGEGQSGDMQMNKGNKAILEHSKQGKKLHVFGATKKGFVRYWGEAECLGYEEVTRQDAAGVNRRAYVFHLDLSAGVAKGAQSPKSNYTEPNLKTLKKKSLNELRAAALEPSVVNSTPKEKKQLAYYRSEALKLYVIARSKGFCEACNSSAPFKTNTGPYLECHHMHRVADGGPDHPENAIALCPNCHRRAHYAVDAKSFNEGLQKIIFEKEKGQM; from the coding sequence ATGTTTGAGCTTAATAAGGAATATCACCGGAAATCTGAAATACATGACATCTACGGTGGGCAGCAGCGTGGTGGTATTGCCACACCTGGACGTTTTCCTTTTGTCCTTTTGTTCACATCAGATGAAGGTGAACAGTACGGTTATCATGACGATTTTGTCGAAGGTATTTTTCACTATACCGGAGAAGGACAATCCGGTGATATGCAAATGAATAAAGGGAATAAGGCAATTCTCGAACACTCAAAACAAGGTAAAAAGTTGCATGTGTTTGGCGCAACAAAAAAAGGCTTTGTAAGGTATTGGGGCGAAGCTGAATGTCTTGGTTATGAGGAAGTAACTCGGCAAGATGCTGCTGGCGTCAATCGAAGAGCATATGTTTTTCATTTAGATTTGAGTGCTGGCGTTGCAAAAGGCGCACAAAGCCCAAAATCCAATTATACCGAGCCAAATTTAAAAACTCTAAAAAAGAAGTCTCTAAACGAGCTAAGAGCTGCGGCACTTGAGCCATCTGTTGTTAACTCGACACCAAAAGAAAAAAAGCAACTTGCTTACTATCGCTCAGAAGCATTGAAGTTATATGTGATTGCCAGGTCAAAAGGCTTTTGCGAAGCCTGTAACTCGTCGGCTCCATTCAAAACAAATACAGGTCCATATTTGGAGTGTCACCATATGCACCGAGTTGCAGATGGTGGACCTGATCACCCAGAAAATGCAATAGCACTTTGTCCTAATTGCCACAGAAGAGCACATTACGCTGTTGACGCAAAAAGCTTTAATGAAGGCCTCCAGAAAATTATTTTCGAAAAAGAAAAAGGACAAATGTAA